The following nucleotide sequence is from Primulina tabacum isolate GXHZ01 chromosome 2, ASM2559414v2, whole genome shotgun sequence.
GCCTAAAGTTCGGAACCTATCACAAGTTTACAACCCTCCAGCCCACTACATTAAGATTGGGcctttatgaaattttttgttACCGTTGTTTTACTCCCATTTTGGCTTCACGTGAAAACTACCTAGTTTACACAACACTATATTATACagaatttatttcaaatataaaattataattgatATTCAAATTTAATGTGTATATATATCACAAAAACTCCCTTGAGATCATCTAACAGATCAATTTTTTAAGATAGATCTCCAACCCGACCTCATTAATCATAAAGTATTAtattttatgctaaaattactacttttcattttaaatataGATCGAGTTATCTCATTTTACGGAAAGAGATGTGAAACCTTATCACAAAGTTCTTATACGTGTGTGTTTGTGTATGTGTGTTTATCTTGTTTTGCACTCAACCACCCAAAGAGCAATGTTTCCCGGAAAAATATCGTATACCAACTTAGCATCTACTTTCAAAATTTCATGAACAAACCTTAATACATTGATCCATAATTAATGCCTGTCGTTTGTTTAACGAACATAATTAGTACTACCCGTAATGTacatgcatgtatatatatatatatatatatatttatatatagttttgTTGATTAATCTTTCGCTAACAGAAAATTTcaatgatttttcaaaatttaaaaaatgtaattttttcaCGTCTTTTTCATGTTTTAGAGTATATATCAAGTGTAGAATTTGTCACGTCCCGAGCCCGGCCCGcgcctgcgtgactgcacaatgagcccctatagcaactacttcgtattcgtcttTACTTTACAAAAATGATTAAACCCATTTATTATAGAAGTCTATTGTAAGCCaattataaaatcattttaaatctttaatttttaatacGTGTGATTAGGGTATCACAGAATTTACTAGAGAACTTTAAGCAATATATtcccattaaaaaaaatttaaattctgaGCTTCGAGTTAGATGTCGACTTCCCATCAGTAGTTTACTTTTGGTGAGCTGCCAAATCTCGAAGTAACATTAAAAAATCCAAAGTTCTAATATCCAATTAGATAGATTGTTGAAGAATTAAATTCCTAACACAATCTCCACCTTCAACCAACCCCACAAACTCACACTACATATACTTTGAAAACAACAAATTTAAACAAATAACTTCCATTAATCTCAATAGCAAAGCTTCTTTTTCATTCATACATGGCTTTATTTGCTAAATCAAAAGCCAAAAAAATGGAACTCCCCCGAAAAAACCATGCATATAATGTAGAGCAAGACGAAGAAAAAGTAGATGAAGACGATCTTTTCGAGATAAATTTAGAGGTGGTGAACAATATACCTCCACCATTTTATTGGGAAAGTTGTTTTACTTCCACGAGAAGCACACTTTTAGCTAATTGTTTGCTGCCGATCACCGACGTCTCGAGGGCGGTACCGATCAAAATGAGGTCGAACCACGATTTACTATCCTGGTCTATTGGATCAATAGGCGATAATAAGTCTTCATCTCTTCTAGGCGCTTTCGCATGGCATGCAATATGTAGCAAAAAGAAAAGGACTTGATTCGAATGTCAGCATGTTTAATCCAGATTTCTCagtcaaaattaatttatattgtcATTTTCGCAAAGTTAGAGTTTGTTTTTCTaggaaaattaagaaaattaatgGCTTACCGACATTGATTTAAAAAAGAAACATCATTATAATATAACATAGGTTAAAAAGTTGGGGATTTTGCGTAGGCCTATGCTGCCCATTAGGCTGCTGCCCCTATCAGATCCACGGTAGCTCTTACACCCGTGGTTGCTAGCTAATAGATACTCGGAATATACTCAAAAtgtatttataaatattgtaaAGAAAATCAGTCTCTCGAGGCTAGAAGTTGGAAAAAAATACCTATTGTTCCGGTATACCGTATTatcataccgtaaaataataaaaatatcaaatttaacgGTATAAAGAATATTTCGGTACTGGTTTCGGTTTCGGGATCgatatgaaatttaaaaaattttggtaTTCGAAATatcgatttttttatatattttaaaattataacatAATGTTGTTGGGCTCACTTACTATTTCAATTCTTATTTTTTGTGTTGGGTTTTTTTTAGCTTTTTTGTTACGAGAAtaacacaattttatttttaaaattttcggtatacatGGTGATATATAtcgataccgtaccgaaattttgGTATACCGAAGTTTTTTTTGGTAAGAATAGTATGGAATTTATGTCATATCGAAATTTCAGTACGATATCGGTATTCATTTTTCGATATGATATACAATATTATTTGGAAAAATCAGTATACCGTACCAAACTAGGCCTATTCAAGGCAATAATGACAAAAACAGaacacgatttttttaaaaaaatccgcAACTCATTAGTTCAAATATTAATGTTAAtctaaaaatataacaaaataatatattttttgcgAACATGCACGACAAGTATATTAcaaaataatgataaatatgaaaattaaacGAGATATATTATATGTATTCAAAAAATAACATTAATTTTGTTTGGCGTACAGGGATGAAAACTTGGTCGGGAAAACAAAATAAACTTACTATGCATATTGGAAGGTCAGTATGTACTGATTCTGGCAAATCATTAGGTGCCTAGTTTTACAAGTACTATTGCCTTTAAATATGCCAAAGATTTAGATGGTAATATAATTGGAAAATTGCTGCTTTTTTTGACTTTTCAAAAAACTGCAAAGCTCCTTCGTGACCACGGGTAGCTAGGTTTTAAATATGGGGGGGAtgaatatgaaaattttaagaaCTTAttaatcttttttaaaaaaaaaacaaatcttacaatataaaaaataaattgctcATTCGCCGtacaagatttttttttactCACTAATTTTAACTGAAAtaattgtaatattttttttttgaaattttaattcacctataaataaaaaaattaatcattatttaattttaccTATAAACGAATGTTGATGAGAGAAAATAAATCGTATATTTGCTCTAGTAATATGCATCCAATTTAAATCAGTTAGACCtaggatgtaatcgagtcgagccgagccgaacacttgaatgtttgagcttggttcgtttataatcgagccgagctcgagctttatttaacgaatatatgcatggctcacgagcttattcaagcatttatcgagcctaaacaagcttaataaatatgaattatacatttaaattttcattacattaattaaaaagtaaattatatatataaagaaaaatatattattcgtattaaaatttgtaaatttattataataaataaatttaatagatttttctatatatttcataaataatattcaaaatcaataaatcaaatatcaaaactattttttttcatctaaaagattacttattaacttaccaacgaacatgttcacgagctaacgagccgaatactgtaaagcttgagtttggtttgtttatcttaacgagctttattaaacgagctcaaacgagcttttatcgaatcgagcttcgaacaGTTCACAAACGATTTGTTTCGTTTACCTAGTTACACCTGAGTTGAAATATAAACCAAAAAAGCTCATTGCGCCGAAAACTTGTCAACCCTTCTTTCTTGTCTTTTCAGGGCCAAAATTCAAAGAAAgcacaataaataaattaataaatatgtaTGTAGCATATACACACAAATTATGGGTCTTGGCTGGGCTTGAGCTAGTCCAAACCCATAATAGTGATCCGAATCTGTTCGTGACTGTAAATCTTTGTTCACATTTGTCGACGAAATCCTCAGTTATATTTGATGTTTTAAATCGTGTTATATTTTGttcaaataaatttattttactaaaattattaaaaagtaaattcaCTAGACACTAGacgtgaaaaaataaaataaatcacacACAAAACATTGAATTaatctatttttaattttaaaaaaacatcgATATAttgttttaatcatttttttctcAAATATTTTGCAAGGGATTTTCAGCTCATTATATTCCAAGCAACCCTTTTTATGGCTTGATTATGTTCATTATAGTGTATATATGTAGCTCAACTTTTAGATTttgcttttgttttttgtttttgtttttacagAGCATTAACATGATGTAAACTAAATGCCTCAAGAGCATCGATAATATgctataaaaatgatatttatataaaataataataataagttagAACtgttaatattaatttttcctCAACCTAGGATCAGATTAATCTTTTCTTtgcaattttatttaattatatataaaaaagaatAATAATTTGTAACAATTATTTATAACATTGATGATAACaatttacatatttttagtGGTGCATTACATGCCTAGCAACATTTGATCGGACGACGACGGCCCCTTTATTATGTTGATAGATATGATATCTAAATATACGTAAATATGGCCGGGGATCGGAGAGGTAGGTATGGTTGGTGACGGTCAGCGAGTTCTGGCTGCAGTTTCCCGCTGAGCGTTGAAGAATACGGCGGCGACGGGAAGGCCCAGTTCGTTTTCTGCCGCGAAACCGCGAGTGCTGAAGTAATTTCTTGAAGTAGGGAGATTCTTTACTGTAAGCCTTCCTTTCTGCTTGAACAGGACGAACACGAACCTGTGGATTCCTATATTTGGCTTTGGGATTTCATAGCTCGCCACTTCATTTCCtgatagacacacacacacacacatatatgaaTTAAACCAAGATGAAATTTTCAAGATCTCTAATAAAGAGGCTTTGTTCGTATCATATATATAGCTCTCGCACAAAGAATCTCACCAAATGTGACATTTGTTGTGCCTGGAATGTCTGTCACTAACCTGTAAAACATGGATATACCAACTATAATTCTAACAAGAATTAACATATATAATGATTAGCCATTTCTTCCGTAAAATAAGTTACAACCCTTTTGAAAAAAatgttgaaataaattttttcaacTTTTTTGTGACATTTTTATTCTTCATAAACATTTTGGTTAGATTTTCGAATACGAGCATAACAAAACGTTTGTGCGTCCGTTCCGGTGTATGTACCATTGGAGGTGTTCACGAAGATAAGGATCGCTTGGGCCGGGGACGTCAGGGTCCGTCAAAACCTACAGCACAAATACATCGAGCATACGTAAAAATGTAATATTTGTTCCCtcccaaaaaagaaaaaaagaaaaaaaaagaagtaaactTAATGAAATCAAAAGTTATTTACGTACGTACCAAAGTGTAAAAAGTTCTCAAATCACCACCTAGAATCTCAACGCTTGGTGTGTGTGTAAGTGCAGAAGGAAAGAATTCATGGCCATTGTAGACTTGTTTATTGGCATAAGAGACTCTCATATTTACAGTTGGAGTGAAGGATTCCAGGACATCACCTATCACTCTCCCAACCATAAGTGGCTCTAAATTTCTTGCCATAATAATAGTTTATAAATTAACTGGCAAGAAGTAATTGAATGGCACACTTCTTATGTGACTGTGAAAGAGAAGACctctatgtatatatatagagtgtgttgtttttgtttttgacatttttaaaCTCTTATTTTTCGGCTTCTAACTTCAAGCATCCACATCTTTTAGTACATCGAGTTTTGTACATAAAAGGAACGATGGTCATGAAAGGAAGCATATCTCATGCTAAAGTGATTGTATGCCATAATATCACGTTGATTCAAATGTACGTGGGATAAATTAGTATGGAAAGAACGATATTACTCTTATATTCGTCATGTCTGCGATTTTGATCTTccatgttatgtattaaatttcAATTTCGATTTGcaacttttttatttttgtaattttagttttttttcgaCGTGGTGTTAGATGAGCTTTTCCGACATCACATCAACACTTatgatgaaaaataattaaaattgtaaaaaactGAAAAGTACATTGCTAAAAATGAAATTGGACTGTATATAACTAAAATCGTAAAAAAACAAACATATATTactaaaatttcgaatttttttttaatcaagtaATGCGACATGTATGGTTTCAATTATTTGAATTCGCAAAAGAACATGGCACTGAATGTTGGACATATCACTCTTGGCATGTATTCGAATTATAGGTAAAGTAACTGAAGAGACAAATTTAGAAAATGCAAAAGTACTGAAAATGGAACGTCAAGTGGAGAACCAAAAACTGACCCCCCCCACACGGCCACACCACCGTCCCATCCATTTTCCTTTCTCTTCTTTATAATTTTTCTGTTATTGGTTTTGTTTTTTTAGCCCCCAATAATAGATAGAGAATAAAATAGTCGCAAGAATGATTCTTTATATCAGTGTATCGTCGCACGCGTGTGTTCGTACAATTTTGTTATACTTAATTTGGTTTATATTCATATAAGAATAATATTATATCTGTAAAAATTAATGAGTGATCATACTAcaatttgaaatgataaaatgaaaataaaaataaaaaactcaGACCGAGATACCAAATTTATCTCTATTAATCATTTTATTAATAATGTAGTAGATACAtgattttttttctcatttctgGAAGTAAGAAGTATTTgtaatatttatgatatattctgagaaattttgtgatattcacgataagagtaggtctcttttgagacggtctcaagaatatttatctgtgagacgggtcaaccctaccaatattcacaataaaaaataatattcttagcataaaaagtaatattttttcatggatgacccaaataagagatctgtctcacaaaatacgatccatgagaccgtctcacacaagtttttgtctcacgataattgattaaataacaTGTTACAAATTTAAGTCCATCCATGACAAGTTTCAAGGCATGTGCaccaaaaaagaaagaaaaaacaaGTTTAGTAGTATTTCCCTTTCAGTGTACTCGTTTGACACAACTTTTCATTGCAACCCTTTCAATTTTAAAAGGGTCTATTGGAATTATATATTAGCacgcaaataaaataaaataaaataatttatttaattaatcagtttaaaatgttataaaaaaattaattagctGAACCTGGCCTAAGATATATCTATTATTGAATATTTATAAGTTCAAcctatatatttaatatttttatattaaataatatgagAGTTTTTATTAAACTATGTACGTATACATTAGATTAAAAAATAGGAGAGTCAAATGGAAAAAGAAATCATCAAGACTTAAAAATGCCGCACTCCAGGAGTTTTTTTTTCTGCGTGAACATTTCTTTTAGTAATAAAGAGAATTAATCTTTCGCAatcatggtatatatatatatgtgcgcgcgcgtgtatatatatatatatatgtgtgtataacATAATGATTTATAATTCTAATTTTTGTAGAACTTGAGTCACATGTTGGATGAAACAACGATCAATTAACGCTCTATCCTTTATACCAAACCGTGGGGTCCtcgaacacacacacacatatatatgtatatatatattatgcatgtatgtatatatccTTGATgggaaaaaaaatagaagactGAGTTGGAAAAGAAGAAAAGGTCGCATTGTTGGATCTTTTTATGAATAGAACATTTCCACAAATGGTACACAGAATCCATCTTTTGCATTAacattaaaagaaaattaaaataaaatgggATCTTATATGAACTTTTCTCAGttcgttttttttatatatataatgttaataataataatagatttatGATTAAAACATAATTTTCAATCTCATATATTCTGGGAATGGGCATAATCATGTATTCTAATGATAATGATCGAGGCATAAAGGAATTCCACCAGTACTCATGGGCGCACGTACATTagtatttattaattattattattaaaaataggaCCTCGGCCAAATGCATTTGAGTGGAATGACCCATTAAAAAAAAACCATAATTTTACAAATTAATTGATCTAACAAAATGTTGTATTGGTCGCTTCTGTATTATTTTTAGCACgaaaaaaagtaaatttttttatatatcatgGGCATGTCTTACTAATTGATAGACGATAAATTTGAAGGTAGCTAGCTAGTgttaaaatttaaagatttgtattttattagaaattatttttgtttttaatctAACACTATTTATGTTAGGATCAGTTTAAGTATTTAGAGGAGGTGAATAAACGCTTCACATAATTTTCTTCTCTTAGGCTTTAAGGATCTCAACTGTTGTTAGTAATTAAGATCAAATCTCGAATTTTTGAGTGCAACAAACAACTTATCAAAGAATAATGCGGAAAAAATCCAACTGAACTCGGAGAACCAAATACTGATCAAAATCGGTAGATTTCCAAATCAGTCGACATATGCTGTAAATAATGTGCTGAAAGAGAATAACACGAGATTATTTATGGAAGTTTGAAGGATTTTAAATTCTTGTATGTCTCATCATCTTCTATTTCTACAATAATTCTACTAGAAAGCTTGATAATTACAAAAACGGCAACCACATGCTTGAGCAGGAGTTACCAATTGATTCACCAAAACTCTTAGTCcacaaatttagaacttacagAAATCTGCACAGAAAGACTTTTTTAATCATTACAGTGCTG
It contains:
- the LOC142537319 gene encoding protein SELF-PRUNING-like; its protein translation is MARNLEPLMVGRVIGDVLESFTPTVNMRVSYANKQVYNGHEFFPSALTHTPSVEILGGDLRTFYTLVLTDPDVPGPSDPYLREHLQWLVTDIPGTTNVTFGNEVASYEIPKPNIGIHRFVFVLFKQKGRLTVKNLPTSRNYFSTRGFAAENELGLPVAAVFFNAQRETAARTR